The Candidatus Nanosynbacter featherlites DNA window ATTCTCAAAAGGGTTGGGCGACTTCTTCGGACTAGACATCGGTACAAACGCGGTGCGGGTTGTTCAATTGGGTCGCAGTGGTTCAGGCTGGAACTTGATGCATTATGGTTATGCACCAGTTGATAGCAAAATATCAAGCAGTGATTCACCAGAGGCGAAGCGCCGTTTGGGTGAAGTGATTATGACTGCCGTTGGGCAAAGTGGCATCAAAACCTCAAATGTTGCCATCGGGCTACCTTCGAGTAAAACCTTCAGCACTATCATCGATGTGCCAAAAGTTTCCGACCAAGAGCTGCGCGCAACCATGAAATATCAGGTGGAACAATATATTCCAATGTCAATTGACGATGCAAAGGTTGACTGGGCGTTGCTTGGTGATAGTTTGCGAACACAAAACCAGTATGAGGTGCTATTGACCAGTACAGCTAAATCATACGCCGAAAGCAAATTGGAATTTGTGGAAGGTTTGGGTTTTAATGTTATCGCTGAGGAGCCAGACCCGATAGCAATGGTTCGCTCATTGACGCCATCTGACAATCAAGACGTGAAATTGATCCTCGATATGGGCGAAATCTCTACTGATTTAGCCGTGGTATATGGCACAACACCTCGGTTAGTGCGTACGGTGCCAACAGGTCTGCAGTCACTGGTGCGGTCAGCGGTACAGAATCTGAGCGTCCAAGAAGACCAGGCGCGGCAATTTATTTTGAAGTTTGGCTTGGCGCCAGATCGCCTGGATGGTCAGGTGCTCCGAGCGATTGATATGGTTTTGGACAATTTTGCTTCAGAAATTGTCAAATCAATCACTTTTTTCCAAACGCGTTACACGAGCTTGCAGGTTTCTGGCATATTATTGTCTGGATTTGGCGCAGCTATCCCGCAGATGGATCAATACATTTCCTCAAAGGCTGGCATCAACGCTGTTACTGCTAATCCGTGGCAACGTGTTTCGATGTCGCAGAATGATCAGCAGCAATTAGCTCCAGTGGCCTCTGAGTTTGCAACAGTCGTTGGGTTAGCGCAAAGGAGTAATCTCGGATGATTGAAATCAACTTGATCCCAGATGTTAAGCGCGAATTACTACGCATTCGCATGATGCGCAATGCGGTCATATCAATGTCAATATTGGTAGGTATCGTGTCTATTGCTATCGTTGTGTTTTGTGCAGTTGTTTTAGGTGGTCAACTAGCGTTTGAACTCAAGCAAGACAGTGATATAAAAAGCAAATATGGTGAATTGTCACAAATTAGCGATCTAGACAAGACCGTAACGTTGCAGCAGCAGTTGGGGCAGATCGATCGATTACATAATAACAAAAAGATTAATTCACGGCTGTTATCTCTGATAAGCGCCATCAACCCGCCAGCACCAAATAATGTACAGATATCAATGGCGCGCCTTAACCCAGAAGAAAAGACAATTACCCTGGAAGGTTCAGCCGTCAATGGTTTTGCGGCGCTGGAAGTCCTCAAGAAGACATTGACCAGCACCAAGGTGAAAAAGGGCAATACTGAGGGTGACGGTGTGCCGCTAGCAAGTGATATGAAAGCCGGTGAAACAACATTTGGCGAGAATGCCGAAGGTAAGAAGGTGTTGCGCTTTGCCTTTACTTTCACCTATCCTGATGACCTGTTTGCACATTCAAAAGAAACGATTTCAATCATTACGCCGACCAGCAAGACAAACGTGACAGATTCACGCTTAGGCGTTCCAGAAAGCCTCTTTAGCCGTAGTGAATCAACTGAACAGAAGAAGGAGAATCAATAATGCCTTCAGGTGAGCAAGATGTGGCAATTCGCAAACGCCAACAGATAGATTCTTCAAAAAAGACAATGTTCTTTTTTGTGGCGGGTGCTGCTTTTTTGGCGGGTGTTTCCCTGGTAGTATCGATATTCCTGATACAACAGATCATCTTCCATTCTAAAGTTATTGCTACAAAAAATGGTACCGTGAGTACCTTACACAGCAATATCTCTAACGCCAAAGAGCTAAAAGATAACATCAGAGTGTTAGAGACAAATGATGCACTCAAATCAGTAAAATCGAGCGACGAGAGCAGTCCACTACAGACTATTTTGGACGCATTACCAGCTGAGCCAAATGCCGATGCCTTGGGTGCTGCCTTGCAGCAAAAGTTTATCGGAGCGGTGCCAGGCTTGACACTGGAGAGTCTAACGGTAGACGCAGCCTCTGCCAGTGAAGGGGAGTCTAACTCAGAGTCAGCACACAAGTTCAACCTTTCAGTTAGTGGTGCGCCTGACAAATTGAAAGAATTGATGGAGCGTTTTGAGAAATCAATTCGTGTCATTGAAATCACCGCCATGGAAATTCAAGCTGGTGATGGCAAGGTGGTTCTCAACGTACAAGGCAAAGTTCCATACAATCCAGCGCAGGCAATTACACTTGAAAATAAGGTGGTAAAACCATGAAAAAAACAGATATAGCAATGATTATTTTAGTAGCAAGTTTGGGCGTGATCGTCGCGTATGTGGTGGCGTCTAACTTGTCATTTCTGAAGTTGCCAGACAGTGGCGTAAAAGTACAAACGATTCGCAAGATTTCATCAGATGTAACGCAACCAAGCAAAGATATTTTTAACGATAAAGCGATCAACCCTACCGTTGAAGTGATTGTTGGTGGCGAAAACGGATAAGGGGTTAGCAACATGGCGCTGCTAACAGATGAAATACAGGAAAAACTCATCAAGCTTTTGATTGATGAGGGTCTTGTTGAAAAGAGAATTTTAGATGACGCAGAAAAGCGGGCAAAAAAAGAAGATAAGCCGCTTTTTTCGCTGTTGACCGAAGAAGGTGTCATCGACAATGAGCTTCTGACGCACGCGGTGGCTCAAGTTTCAGGCGTACCATATGTCAATTTGAGCAATAGCTTCATCGATCAGAATATCTTATCTCTGCTGCCGGCTGAAGTGGCAGAGCGTTTCATGGCCGTTCCGTTGGCTGAAGTTCAAAACCGCCTGGCAGTCGCTATGATCGATGCCAATAACGTCCAGGCCGTTGATTATTTGGCAAATCGTATTCAGCGTCCGCTAAAGGTATTTATGGCATCTGAGGACAGCGTCAGGCATGTCCTAGGTCAATACAAGGCGGATTTGTCGACGGTTAGTGACGCAGCTCAGGTATCACAAGAGGAAGCAGCTATTGAATCAGCGACCGAGATCAAGACTATCGTCCAGGACTCTCCAATTTCGCGCGCATTAAGCACTATTTTGGAATATGCAGTGAAAAGTCATGCCTCTGATGTACATATTGAACCGCTCGAGAAGGCTCTGAAGATTCGCTGCCGTGTTGACGGTGTGCTCAGGGAGGTCATGCAGCTACCGAAAAGTATTGAGCCAGCGCTCGTGAGCCGTATAAAGATTTTATCCAGCTTGAAAATTGACGAGCACCGCATCCCTCAGGACGGTCAGTTTGCAGTGAATGTAGCTGGTAAGGCGGTCGACTTGCGTATAGCAATATCACCGGTGGTTTGGGGTGAGCAG harbors:
- the pilM gene encoding type IV pilus assembly protein PilM, with protein sequence MKFSKGLGDFFGLDIGTNAVRVVQLGRSGSGWNLMHYGYAPVDSKISSSDSPEAKRRLGEVIMTAVGQSGIKTSNVAIGLPSSKTFSTIIDVPKVSDQELRATMKYQVEQYIPMSIDDAKVDWALLGDSLRTQNQYEVLLTSTAKSYAESKLEFVEGLGFNVIAEEPDPIAMVRSLTPSDNQDVKLILDMGEISTDLAVVYGTTPRLVRTVPTGLQSLVRSAVQNLSVQEDQARQFILKFGLAPDRLDGQVLRAIDMVLDNFASEIVKSITFFQTRYTSLQVSGILLSGFGAAIPQMDQYISSKAGINAVTANPWQRVSMSQNDQQQLAPVASEFATVVGLAQRSNLG
- a CDS encoding PilN domain-containing protein, whose product is MIEINLIPDVKRELLRIRMMRNAVISMSILVGIVSIAIVVFCAVVLGGQLAFELKQDSDIKSKYGELSQISDLDKTVTLQQQLGQIDRLHNNKKINSRLLSLISAINPPAPNNVQISMARLNPEEKTITLEGSAVNGFAALEVLKKTLTSTKVKKGNTEGDGVPLASDMKAGETTFGENAEGKKVLRFAFTFTYPDDLFAHSKETISIITPTSKTNVTDSRLGVPESLFSRSESTEQKKENQ